In Prionailurus bengalensis isolate Pbe53 chromosome D4, Fcat_Pben_1.1_paternal_pri, whole genome shotgun sequence, the DNA window GTGGAGCCAGCCACAGTGCCTAGACAGAGAAGGCAAGAAATAGTTGGCACATAaatgaacagatgaacaaactgcAGCTCAAAGTAATCATTTACTCGTGTATTCATCAGATGTTACAAATGTCTGCTCCTTAATCTGGTCTTTCACGGTAGCAAAAGCAGACTCTGTAGAGCAAAGATCTCTCAACAGAAGTAGGCCACGTTGAGTTCAGGCTGAGAAGCATCACCCTGGAGACACGCTAGACTTGGAAGAGCAAGTTCACTGTCGACCAGGAGGGAGAGTACATGCGGCACAACCGCCTGACTGCTCACTTTCAACAACTTTTCCTGAATTCGGGATTGGGCTCAGAAGACAAATTACTACAggtcaaaagcaaaagaaaccaatTTTCCCAGCTTAAAACTGAACCTGCTTTGTAACAACGTTAAATTTCCTGAATGTGATGATTTTATCAAGGTAACGTAAGAGAACAAGGTAAAGGACTCAGAGGTGGATAATGGTGTCCGCTACTTACTCTCAAATGATTCCACACAAAAAGTTAACGGTAATAAGGTCTGAGAAAGCGAGAACAAGTGTCCTAAAATGTTAACTGACACATATGAGTAAAGAGTACATATGACTGTCCATTGTACATTACTGTTACTTTTCTGCAAGTGTGAAATtcttttacagttaaaaaaaagaagaaaagcaactaCTTAAGAGAAAGAGCTAATTCATCTTTACCTCCATTTAAGGGCATCAATCaaacagggagaaataaaaacagtacttTGATGGAGataacaaatatatttgaataaagcAGTTCCGAACAATTCTAAAATTACTGTaagtatcttcattttaaaataattacaaaagacTCGCCCAGATGGTATCTGGGGGTAAATCATTCTCCCCAGCAAACGGAACATCTGTTGTCTAAAAACCTTCTAAGAGGCTAGAGAGCATGATGGAATAGCAAGGTCTCAAACTGGCAATTTCCAAACTATTCAAGGCAGTTCTCCTAGCTCTTCAGAGCCAAGATACCAAGACAAAAAACATAAGAGGTAAACAACAGCTGGAAAAATACCAGCTACACATGACCTGTTCAAATTTCTGCACCTACCCAATTTGACTCAGAAATTTAACATAAAAGTCGTAATTTGAAAATCCCAATTTTATCACTCCtttgtgtgtaagtgtgtgcacgcacgtgtgtgtgatcattaaaagcaaaaatcactcttggggcacctgggtggctcagtcggttaagcgtctgacttcagctcaggtcatgatctcacagtttgtgggttcgagccccgtgtcgggctctgtgctgacagctcagagcctggagcctgcttcggattctgtgtctccctctctctctgctcctcccccactagtgctctgtgtctctcaaaaatgaataaactttaacatttatttattttggggacagagagagacagagcatgaacgggggaggggcagagagagagggagacacagaatcggaaacaggctccaggctctgagccatcagcccagagcctgacgcggggctcgaactcacgggccgcgagatcgtgacctggctgaagtcggacgcttaaccgactgcgccacccaggtgccccaaaaatgaataaactttaaaaaaaaaaaaaaaatactcttgaCTAGCCTTTAGAGCTAAATACAAATGTAGAAAGCTAGTCTGAAAAGAGTAACCATTATCATAGACCAGGCATTTGACCAGATGCTTTATATACATTACTTCTAATCCTTACAACCTGGTGTATATGGCAGATATTATTGAtaccatttcacaggtgaggaaatcaAGGTTCAGAGAGGAATTAAATGCCTCTGATCTCTCAGAAGTTAAGAGGGGCCCCAGTCACcctcgcttaaaaaaaaaagtcaatgcatGTACTAGACGTGTTCCCACCACGAGGCTTCCACTCTAACTTCTCTCTGCTGAAACCTGACCCTGAGGCCTACTTTGTTCTATTTAATACTATATTCTGACTTCCACTCCCACACTCCAAAGCCCCCTTACCCTgcgttaatttttttaaccttttgttttGAGATGATGGTAAATTCACATGCagatataagaaataatacactGGGTTTCTATACGGCCTCGacccagtttcccccaaaggTAGTATCTTGTGTAACTGTAGTACAGAATCACCTGCATAACTTTTTCTCCTAGTATTTAtcactttctaaaatattaatatattcataacAGTTGTTGTTACTGTCTGTCTACCCCCACTAAAATACAAACTCCTTGCAAGCAAGAATCTTTAACTtgtgttcactgctatatcccaaGCACCTAGAACAGGGCCTAACCCATAGgaggaactcaataaatgttgcagAATGAATCAAAGCACTATATTGCCCTGGCTCCTCTAATGGGAAATAGCCCAGCTCTTTAAGAGACCACCTTGGCAAATAAGAGGATTCTGAAGCATCAGGGAAATGTTACACTCACCCATCGTGACATAAGGCAACTTATCAGTTGATCCATGAGGATAGATGCTGTAGAGGTGAGGTCCAGTAACATCTACTCCCCCCAAAACTAGGGCTGCACCAATGTAACCTTGATACCTGGTGATCAGagtatgtataagaaaaaaaaaaaaaaaatgagtctacAATGCATCACTGTAACTTACCCAAAAGCTGTATGAgaagtcagacaacaaaaggctTTCTTATACTGCTACTGTTTCATTAGTGGTTACTGTTTGATGGGAACAAAATGTGGACTGAAGGAACATGAGTTGGAACACCACGATCAGCCCATACAGACTCAATTGTGTGAGGCCCTCCAACGTGCCTATTTCCTTAGTCACAGAACTCCCTTTAAAAGAGGATCATTCTCACTTTAGAGAAGAGAAAACGAACCCAAAGACCTTAAGTGCCAGCCCAATCTCTCAGAGCCAAGCTTGGCTTACTCCAAAATTTATCGGCACCCTTCCCATCACACCTCTCAGTGATTAGCAGATAAGCTACTTTCAAAGTGAACTCTGAGGAGCGGCTAAACTCAAGCTGTTCAAATTCTCAACCTCACCTCACCGCAGCCTCACAGGAAGATGGCTCATGTCAATAACACCTTCTCTTTTGAATAAACCCACAAAATTATCATCATACATATAAGCTCATATTGggtaagagaaaaatatttcatcataCGTGGAAGTGAACGGCGGAATAACTCCACAATACCCTATAAAACCCACTGCTGCTGCCCACGGGACGAAGCTACGCCTCTTCAGGAACATGGCAGGGGATacctttcccaccccaccctaccTCTGTGTAATTGTGCACTTATCTCCTCCTCTGTGTCCTTTATCTGGTTGGTTTTCTACCTCTACAGATTGCTTTCCCtgtatttgttccattttttacCATTAGAATTGCTATGCTAGACAAATGTGCTAGATTTAAAGCCCTCCACTATGTGCCTTTAGCTCTTTGGGAAGAAAAACGAAATGAGCACATGCTGAATTTGCCTAATGATATAATTGTTAAAACTGatacaaataaacacaagaaCCAATCAAAGCCCTAACTATAGACTGTCTGAGACATAACTACTCATCACGAAGTGCTCTAGGTAACCAGAATAGTCAAGTCCAATATTTCCCCCATGCCTGACTACCAAACTGTTCTTTCAGAAAGAATCTTCCAGGAGCGCCTGGTACagcgtgtgactcctgatcttgatCTTGATCACTAGgtatagaaattaaagaaataaaatcttaaaaaagaatcttccagttagaagtgaaaaatcaaagagcaggaaaggattttaaaacagtcttaaaacagaggcccaggcagaggaaaagaaacaagtcCTAAGCCACATGAGGTAATAGCAGGGTCAAGACTAGCTCTCTGGGCTCTGGGATAAGGAGGGGGAATTACCAGACCCACCACCCCCAGCAAGGTCCAGTGCCTGACCCACTACCCCAACTGCCTACCAGACACAGTGTTTACATAAAGTCAACAATAATCAGTTAGTTCCCTTCCAAGCTAAATATAACCTCTGTCTGATGTCTTTAAAAGAATCCAAAATACTTTGGCAAGTTATTGTAATCCTCAAAAACTGACCCAGAAACGCTACTTCCAGGAATCAAATTCTAAGGATATACTAAGACagatacacagaaataaatgcacaagGATGTTTACTGCAACAGTTTATGATGCCAAAAAAGCGGAAACAGATCTAGCTAAACAAACTGATATATATAGCTATGCAACAGAACACTACACGATCCAGATCTGTGTGACATTTTCTCATAcactatttttgttaatttcaagtttttatttaaattctagttaacatatacagtaaaactgGTTTCAGGGTgtgcaatttagtgattcattgcttacatataacaccgaGCGCCCATCACAAGtttcctccttaatacccatcacccatctagcccatcccccacctatcTCCTTTcaccaaccttcagtttgttctctatagttaaaagtctcttggggcgcctgggtggctcagttggttaagcgactgacttcggctcagtttatgatctcatagtctgtgagttcgagccccgcatcgggctctgtgctgacagatcagagcctggaacctgatgtggattctgtgtctccatctctctgtccctccccactccccaaaacaaacaaacatttaaaaaaaaaaaaaaaagtctcctaaGGTTTGCTTCCAACTCTCTTCTTTtatctcccttcccttatgttcacctgttttgtttcttaaattccacgagtgaaattatatggtatccGCCTTTCTCTaaccgacttatttcacttagcataatacattctagctccatccacgtggttgcaagatttcaatggcaaggtttcattctttttgatggctgagtaatattccattgaacatatataccacatcttctttatccattcatcagtcaatggacatttgggctctttccatagtttggctatttctCCTACACTACTGATGGTAGTGCAACTTAGTACAACCTTTCCAAAGGGTGGTTTTGGCAGTATGTATCAAAATGTTCAACATGCATACCTTTGACTCAATaatccacttctaggaatttacttTAGAATACAGCCTGAGAAATCAATCACACAAGTTAAGTACCTAAAGGTTCTATGTTTCAAAGGTTCATGGACTACCTTAAAACGagcaatattgttaaaattaaaaactggttAAATTATGGCACATCTAGAGAATGGAATACTGCGATACCACCAAAAGTTAATACTGATGGGTCATAGACCCCTTTGAAAAACGGATTCATATTGTGGAACCCTGACCCCATAACAATGTACACACAGGTTCTACTGTTTTGGGAGGGTTACAGGTCTCCGGAACACCTCTGTGGGCTCAAGGTAAAAACCCTGACCCCATAACAATGTACACACAGGTTCTACTGTTTTGGGAGGGTTACAGGTCTCCGGAACACCTCTGTGGGCTCAAGGTAAAAACCCTTCTACTACTGGGAACAGCAATCACGATATACTATTATGAGAACAGGTCAGTTACAAAACCACACACAGGATTCCATTTTGGTAATAAATGAGCACATAAGCAACAGTATAAAACGTCTGGAAGAAATAGTTCTCAAAGGTTTACAATATCTGTGTCTAGGTAACGAAACATCGCGTGacatttacttccttcttttcacATTTCCACCGTAGGAATTTTTTATAATCATCGCATGTTACTTTTACAAAAATTGTTTCAAAGGTGATATTCATTTTGAAATGCTCCAAATGGAAACTATGCAACATGAACTGGCAGATGGGAAGATTAGGTTGTATTCTAGGATAGAATACACAACTATGATCCCATTTTTATGgaacaaaatatgtattagtaaatggaaaaaaagcttGAAAGGCATACAGTAACCTGCTAGCACCAACTGCTTATGGGTAGTAGGAACTcagataatttttgtatttttagtttatctCTTATCTTCTGTCTTAAGTTTTACTGTGAACACACGCTAGTAataaggaaggaagcaaagaaggaacaaatgaatgggTGAACAAACAACTTAAAAGAGTGGGAGTACACACACCCAACCAAAACATGATTCTCCCTGAAttgtaaaatctttattttttcctttgggcttttcagtattttccaaCCTTTTTACAATGtatatttattctttcctatGAAAAAAAGCACcactaatataataaataaaagagtctCTATATATTCAAAGAGTTTCTAGAATACAGAACCACAAAGACTTCTATTAGATTCAACTAGGAGGCTCATGCTCAGAAGGAACAGTAATACATCCAGCCATcatacaagtaaaataaaaaaactgcttaaatgaggaaaaagatgTCCACTTCTATTTATCAAACCCCCTTTCTTCACCAACTCACCTACACAGAAATGGGTCATTCTGGGAAAAATAGAACAGTAATAGCACCCTGACTAcatcttgttctctttctcagcCTCTGAATTTTATGGGGATCTAACTGTGCATCAGGCCCTGTACTAGGCATTATTGTAAGCCttgcttctttattcatttcctcCTCCAGTCAGAGTCAGAAACTATTATCCTCGTTTtactgaggaagaaaatgaggttaAGAAAGGTCAGATGaacagcccaaggtcacacaactctAAGTGCTTTATTGAGACCTGAACCAAAACCTCTAAAGTCAAACCCCCTTATACCACTTAATTTTTTGTAACTCATTTTAAGTAACTCAACAAAAATGTAAGAAGATATAATGAACCGCAAGCATCCcggttaaatttttaaatgttcctctCAAAACTTTGGTAAAATTTAATTTGTGCAAAGTAACTAAAATTTTGCAAATTTTGCAaagtaagtaaaaacattaaaacattgaaaaaagtgaatttagaattcCTAAAACACTCTAAAGAGATTAACAGAAACATCTGCTAGGTTTAGCGAGATGACTGGAAAGCATCTTGAACATTTGCTATTAACTGCAATTTTACaagtttaaaaattgttttaaatgtaatgCACCACACAAACCACCAGAGGgagctttaaatttaaaatcaaaatcacaaaggTCTTCAGACCTCTTGATAACAGATGTGCTTTAACAAGTTCTCACCACTGTACTGGGAAAATTTATTTGATAAGCGATAATTCTCCAGGATTACAACGATGACCATGGACATAAAAGGAAATCACTGACATAAGGGCTCAGTACAGCCAGAGCACGGATTAGGTAGATACGACTAGACTTCCTACCCATAAACTTCTAAGTCCTGGTcttcccacctgtaaaatgggaactaTGCCACAGCCCTTGCTACACAGCTACGCTGTGCCTCACAGCCACGTGCTGAGAGCCCAGGGCCATGCTAGACTGACAGACAAAGACCCACAAGTTCACAGGAAGGCAAGGGCCAGGCAAGCAGGAAGTGAAACCAGGCAAGCACCGACAGACCACAGCACTTCTCCCACTTCTAAAGGCAACATCTGCCACTCAGTTCCAGAAGATTACTGCCACCTATCATCCCACcctctttctgaattttttcaaaagaagccaggaaaaataaaaatgtttttaaaaagctagaaatccagatttttaattCCAATCTCCCCAATTTAGATTTATTGACCACTATAATTTTAAAGACACTGTGACCCAAATATAATTTCTCTACAAGCAGAACATGGcctgtgtgctggcagcttacAATCTTTGCTTTCTATTCCTGCTTCCCTTTAATCTTGCAGGCCTCGATACAGCTGCTGCTGCTTGCagcagagataaagaaaatgttttttgtaaGCTGCTTAATGAATGAGGAGGACCAGAATAATAAAGGCCTCTGGtcaacttcaaaaagaaaaaaaagagagagagagagaaaaagaaagagagaatctatTAAAGGTAATGCAGGTCTCCAAAAGAGAAGCTAGTATTCTAACCCATGACTAAATGCTCAGGCTGTTTCCAAGCTCTGCTCTAATACACGGTCTCTCTTCTCTTTACAAGGAGCAAATgagaagcaaatgagaaaagagaCTTAGGATTTGAAAACCAGGAGACCTACACAAACGTAAAGTGATGATgtgattaaggaaaaaaaggagacaaaactgAGAGGAGCTGTGGGTGGGAGTCAGCATGGCATGAAGGTCAGATCAGGCAAGTGACTATActtctgtaagcctcagtttcacTTAAATATTGATGTTAACAGTCCCCATCTCAGAGTTCCAAGGATAAAAGGAGATCATGCATAAAGCACGAAGCACAGGACCCAGCACAAAGAAACAGGTAAATGTGGgttaatattaatgttattataCCCACTCACAGCCAActacaaatacaattttttatttcactgctACTTTGTCCctacaagagagagaaaaaaaccaagtgtctgtgtctgtgttcaCAAGATGAACTCAAAGGTAACTTTCTTTCTATAAACAAAAGAGGACTGTTTGTAATCCAGTAATACCCTATGCCTCCGGAAATGACTTGGTTGGTCACATGTGTTAccttcatgggggaaaaaaacagaccCCATAAATTCAAATACATAATCAAAAGccttctgaaattaaaatggtTAACACCTGATTTCTAGAATAAAATGTGTATACCTGAATGCTTTTTCTGTAGTTTCTAGGTTCCCAGATGCCAAAAACCTAAGACATAAGAAAAAGATGCTATAGAAACCCCTATCCTGGAATCTTACCTGAAAAGCATCTGCTTCAGCATCCGATTGGCCGTCACAACCCTGGGAAGGCGGCCAGTGGAGAGAGAGTGGAGCTCCAAATTGGAAGAAATGAGCTGGGTTGTCATGTCTGTGTCTGCAGCTGTCCCAGCACCACaacaactaaaaaatacaattagaaactTAGATGAAATTCAATTACCAAAGGGCTCAATTAGAAGTGGAGCTTCTTGGATAACTTCCATCAAGTTTAGGTACACAGAGAGATGTTTTTGCGCATATTCTGCACTGTTAACTAATCTTACATAAACGTGAAACTGAGAACACTCATCTtgttatatgcaaatatattttctgcgCCTCAACAGAACATTGCAAATCATTACCTTCTGTGCTGTTACCAGACTGAGCATTTTACTACTCCTAAAAACATATCTGAGTTGTACCAAAGAGCAAGACAtattaaaaaccttaaaatttaaCATTCACCAAGCATTTACCACCAGGTACCAGCCATTCCAAAGTgctgagaataaagaaaatatgaaacagtCCTAGTATTTGATTGCAAAGTTGAGTGCAGGAAACAAAAGTAGGCAAAATTTATAATACCTTATATAATACGATATAGTAGCATTAGCACAAAATGCTATGGGAAACTGGAGAGAGCGATTAATTCTGATTTTTGAGAAGAGGTTTCATATGAGCTGGATTTGAAAGGATCAAATAAGAAACACtgcaaaaacaagaagaaagggCAATTCTAAGCAGAGGGACTGGCAAAAGCAAAGGTGAAAGAGCTTAGAGATGAAGCGAACAGATAGAGTCTGGCTGTAACTGGAACACAAGACGATGGCAGCGAAATACGCTGAAAAGGTAAATTTTTGTGACATTGTGCAAGATCTTAAATATCATGCTACAGAGTTTCAATTTTATTCTGAAAGCAGTGTGGAAATGTGAAAAGTctcttgaaatgtttttaaagaagaaaaggacataATCAGATCTGTGTTTTACAAACTTCAATATGGCAAAAGAACAGATAATAAAGAGACCAAAGGCAAAGAGGCCATTTAAATGACAAatgcaggggcacccgggtggctcagccagctaagcaggtgactttggctcaggtcatgatctcacggtttatgagttcaagtcctacaacaagctctgcactgaccctgcacagcctgcttgggattctctctctctgcccctcccctgagctctctctcaaggtaaaaaACGATTTGGGGGTTTTAATCtgctataaacaaacaaacaaacaaacagataaatgaCAAATGCAATAGTCCAGCTGAGAAACAAGCATATGAACTAAGGCTTTAGCAGACGGAACAGCTGAAACAGAACTGGGACCAAGCGAATTAAAGACTAAAGCAAAGAGAGAACGTGAGGATAACCAGCTCAGGTGACAGGCAGATGAAAATACCATTTAagggagataaaaagaaaatacaagttaaACAACAGGTTTTAGTAAGGAACACAGTAAATTCCATGTTGGCTCTGGCAAGTTTGAAAATATAAGAGCTATTCAAACCAACTGATACTTACTAAATGTTAGGAGATATGAAGTGTATTTTTGAACAGTTCTTGTCAGCAACAACCATCCCTTCAGTTGCCCTTGTATCTGCTCCAAGAACTATgccatcctatttttaaaaacatatattttaaaacaagttcACATATACAAACCCACACCTCTCTACTCTAGGGAAAACAATGTTAGCCGTCCCGTGCTTCCCCCAAACCCTTGAGgagttggtgagatggagccccaagtccggctctgcgctgacagcatggagcctgcttgggattctctccttctctctctgcccctcccttgctcacgcatGTGTgcaagctcgctctctctcaaaataaataaagttcaaaaaataaaataaaataaaatatgccaccCTTTATCTTTAACCACGATAACCATTCTCTCTTTCGACCTTTCAACAATTTAAGGCAGGAGTTACTCTGTTCATTTGATGGGCAGGAAAGCGTGGCTGtgagaagtgacttgcccaaagttggAAGCAGCATAAAAGTTAAATGGCTACATACACCTGTCTGACCAGAAATCTTGTATTCTCCCGTTATATCACCCCGCTTCCCAAAGCAGTACATTAAGACAGAAAAGTACTGGTCTCCTGTCAAAAATTCTGCAAAGtgagaaaagaatataaactgtTGATAAACGCACAAAACCTCCCGACAAATCCCAAAGGCCCTTTTCCTGACGTTCTCTGAAATATGCACCCTTCTTGACAGAGCCCAGAGAAGCGAAAGGAGGCCAAGTGGCCTGCATCCTGTAATCAGCTgtcactgctgctgctgccggCCTATCCCTGCTCACCTTATAGACCACCCCCGCGATGGTCGTGCCAGTCTTCCGGGCCGTTGGAAGCTTGTACCCTTTCTTCGCAAAATCAGCTTCCAAGACGGCATTTCTGAAAGCAAAGCAGAGAATAAAGCGTCGAAGGGCAGGACCACCTTGCGCCGCACTGGCACGAAGAATGTCTAACAGGGAACTCAGGAAGAGAAAAGCTACTATTCGCTTTCCATCCCTCTGTTCACCGAATCCCCTCAAGATCAGGACTAGTGTCGCGTTATTCGGCATGCAAAGCGTCAGAGAGGGGTCGCATCTCGCCcaaggaggcagagatggggacTGGCCGGGTGCGCTGGGCAAGCGGAAAGGCAGACTCGGCTTTGAGAGAAACCCACTCTCAGGCCCTCATTCCCCTGAGTCACACGGGCCGCGGGGCGCAGGCCGCAGGCCCCGCCGTTCACCCTTCATTTGGACTTCCCAGATCAGACCGCGGCCCAGCTCCGACCCCGGCACCGCACTCCCACTCCCGCCCTGAACCTGGCCCCGGGCATGGCCACACCTGCGACAGTTATCAAAAGAGAAACCTCCGACCGGGGACTCATAGACCGACACAGCCGCCATCTT includes these proteins:
- the PSMB7 gene encoding proteasome subunit beta type-7 isoform X1, with amino-acid sequence MAAVSVYESPVGGFSFDNCRRNAVLEADFAKKGYKLPTARKTGTTIAGVVYKDGIVLGADTRATEGMVVADKNCSKIHFISPNIYCCGAGTAADTDMTTQLISSNLELHSLSTGRLPRVVTANRMLKQMLFRYQGYIGAALVLGGVDVTGPHLYSIYPHGSTDKLPYVTMGSGSLAAMAVFEDKFRPDMEEFIGRVITDRWRERNIMKILLLPGATWFSFGGLLSIFLTLSLNPVLFFSLIIFDSLQPWKYIFVYTYAVNADFFFLQKAICSCLSWSFSLWKLRCFSFHSQSQNPARPLAPH
- the PSMB7 gene encoding proteasome subunit beta type-7 isoform X2 — its product is MAAVSVYESPVGGFSFDNCRRNAVLEADFAKKGYKLPTARKTGTTIAGVVYKDGIVLGADTRATEGMVVADKNCSKIHFISPNIYCCGAGTAADTDMTTQLISSNLELHSLSTGRLPRVVTANRMLKQMLFRYQGYIGAALVLGGVDVTGPHLYSIYPHGSTDKLPYVTMGSGSLAAMAVFEDKFRPDMEEEEAKKLVSEAIAAGIFNDLGSGSNIDLCVISKSKLDFLRPYSVPNKKGTRFGRYRCEKGTTAVLTERVTSLEVEVLEETVQTMDTS